The Nicotiana tabacum cultivar K326 chromosome 1, ASM71507v2, whole genome shotgun sequence genome segment TATGTGGCCACTTGCTCTCCGGTTTGCTTTTCGATACTTCAATAGCCTTAACCAGCCTAGAAAATTCTTGAATCATAGAAGCCTCTTGTGGCAACTTAGAAGTTACTTCAACTGCCTGAGGTTTCACGTTCCATCCGATATGGCGATCCACAAACTTGGCACCAGAAGTAAAGCTGAACGAAGCAGAGTTCTCGTCCATGGGGATAATGAAGTCGTAGAGATAAAAGGTACCATTAGAGCCATAAACTTTCAAGTCCATCGTTTCATGTGAAACGAAAGAGCAGTAAAACGTAGCGACAGTTTCCTCTTTTTCCCAATACAAGGAGGCACTGCATGTCAAGATAACCCCAGCCGAGTTTCTTGCAACAGTAGGCAGTGCAGTCACAGTTGTTGGCAGGTTTTGGTTCATAGCCCATAATATCGCGCCAATGCAGTACCAACCCGCATCTCCCAGCGCCCCAAGGGCATCCAAGTCTGGCTTTACTCTGATGTTGTTTTCAAGAAATTCCGGACCCGGTGAATATGATGACGAGCTGTGAATCTTACCACAAAAGAGCACTTGTATAGGTTAGTTACACAATCATCACTAACATATTTGGAACAAAACCTAAACACAAAAGAGATTCATTTTATTCATGAACTAAAGCTGCATATCTTGTTTAATACACGCATATATCAAACTATTCGGGATTTCCAACGATCCCTTAGTTGTCAAGCTACATAAGAAGTGAACTACATGAAGAAAGAAATGGTGAAGTCTAGAATAAGCTGGAAGTCAATGATGGAGCCGGGAATTTTAGCAAGGCGTTTCCAAATATATGAAAATAAACATATAAAGAAGTTAAGGCAATTCAGCGTCTACTCcacatatataaaaattaattttgaaataGTATATAAAGTATAATTTTCCGGCAAAGGGTTCCGTCCATGCTGATACTAACAGGAAactaaaaagggcagcccggtgcactaagctcccgctatgcgcggggtccacCATAAATTGAGAATAGGTGCTATGTGATTTTCAAAATTTAGTGATATCCAAGCATGGTTAAATGTTTATCTATAATGCAATCACAATTAGGTATTGTCTCCGGAAATtgcaaataaataaggaactttAAGCCACTGTGGTATACTAATAGTGTAATGGACCATAAAGAAActtcaaatttatgaaatctaCCTAAACTTCTCCAGATAAATGTACCAAACATCTTAAGTAAAAAGGAGCTCTTGAAATACTAGTAATATTTCTTAACTCATGTTAAACTAGACTGCATTCTTTTCCCTTTTGATATGCTCAACACAATTAGTttgagatgacaacaagaaagAATTAAGGGAAACATGCCAAAATTACCCATATACTATTCaaaatatcttaattttatcATCCATTGTATTGTCGGAATCATGCACTCCATAGTCTGATAGATCTTTTAAAGAACCGATTAATCGAGAATAAAGATAGATTCTCCATTCTACAGCTCATAcccttacaacaacaacaacaacgagaAAAAACCCactataatcccacaagtggggtctggggagggcgatgtgtacgcagatcttaccacTACCTTATGAAGGTAGCGAGGttattttcaatagaccctcggtTCAAAGAACAGTAAAAAGAACGCAACAACTAATAACAACAATAAGGTAATAGGATAACGAAAGAAAACCGCACAATGTGTAATAATAAATAtccaagaaagaaaatacaagaatagtACTAGCATACCCTTATTGTTAGCATATCATCCATAACATTTACCCTCGACCCTAACAAAAATCCAATCAAAAGGCAACTCTAGACCATAGTCAAAAGTAGAAGGGTAAAATCGACATTTTCCCCAAAGTACCCAATCCATGTTAAAGCTCAAATACTAAGATAATTTGCCAATGACAAGTATAACAAATGGTAACAAAAGGCTAGTCTGCTACACAAAGCATTCTGTTGTGTTCATGGAGTCCAGGAAAGAGCCGCACCCCCAAAGGTGTGATGTAGGCACCCTACCTGGGCTAAAAAGTATAACAGATGGTAAAATGAAACTATAGCAGAATGGTAtatttgaacatttacaataATTAAAGTCTCCTATAAAAAACTTACTGCTTTGACTTGTCCAAAGAGTTTAGGATCAGAAATGAACTCCTTCATTTTAGCAGTTCTAGGATGATGATACCACATACTAGCATCCATAAGCTGAACACCATTTCTTTCACAAGCTTCAATAATCTTATCAAGTTCACTTACATTCAAAGCAGTAGGTTT includes the following:
- the LOC107787335 gene encoding putative oxidoreductase At4g09670, whose amino-acid sequence is MADNENPVRFGIIGCAEIARKMSRAINLSPNSTLYAIASRSIEKAKNFAIKNSLLSDSIKLYGNYIELLNDPFVDAVYMPLPTSFHVHWAILVAEKKKHLLLEKPTALNVSELDKIIEACERNGVQLMDASMWYHHPRTAKMKEFISDPKLFGQVKAIHSSSSYSPGPEFLENNIRVKPDLDALGALGDAGWYCIGAILWAMNQNLPTTVTALPTVARNSAGVILTCSASLYWEKEETVATFYCSFVSHETMDLKVYGSNGTFYLYDFIIPMDENSASFSFTSGAKFVDRHIGWNVKPQAVEVTSKLPQEASMIQEFSRLVKAIEVSKSKPESKWPHSSRVTQLVLDAVNKSIDLGFQPVHM